A genomic window from Myotis daubentonii chromosome 4, mMyoDau2.1, whole genome shotgun sequence includes:
- the LOC132233238 gene encoding 2-acylglycerol O-acyltransferase 2-B-like → MPASSSLFCRSLQVFAVLQWLFLFLGLSQVCLAVLILALLSRAWILGVLYLAWLYGDRDTPQTGGRRSAWVRNWAIWRHFRDYFPITLVKTADLDPSHNYLFGFHPHGVLVIGAFSNFCTEATGFSRLFPGLCPHLLMLPCWFRLPVFRDYSMLSGLVSSAKASAAYLLSRPGGGQVAVLAVGGPLEALEAKPGALSLRIRNQKGFVKLALEHGASLVPVFSFGENELYQQFPNPPGSWVRMAQEALQPLLRVSLPLFHGRLGLLPFRRPIYTVVGAPIPVRRSPRPGRAQVDALHALYVERLTRLFEEHKERYGVPADRHLVLT, encoded by the exons ttggGGCTGT CCCAGGTGTGCCTGGCTGTGTTGATCCTTGCACTCCTAAGCCGGGCCTGGATACTAGGGGTCCTCTACCTGGCCTGGCTCTATGGAGACAGGGACACGCCACAGACAGGAGGTCGCAGATCTGCCTGGGTCCGCAACTGGGCCATCTGGAGACATTTCCGGGACTACTTCCCCATCACG ctggTTAAAACCGCAGACCTGGATCCCTCCCACAACTATCTCTTCGGCTTCCACCCTCATGGCGTCCTGGTCATTGGGGCCTTCAGCAACTTCTGCACAGAGGCCACGGGCTTCTCCCGCCtcttccctggcctctgcccgcACCTGCTCATGCTGCCCTGTTGGTTTCGCCTTCCTGTCTTCCGGGACTACAGCATGCTTAGTG GTTTGGTGTCCTCAGCCAAGGCCAGCGCCGCCTATCTGTTGTCCCGGCCTGGGGGCGGCCAGGTGGCCGTCCTGGCCGTGGGAGGGCCCCTGGAGGCGCTGGAGGCAAAGCCCGGAGCGCTGAGCTTGCGGATCCGGAATCAGAAGGGATTTGTCAAGCTGGCGCTGGAGCACGG ggcctctCTGGTGCCTGTCTTCTCTTTTGGGGAGAACGAACTCTACCAGCAGTTCCCGAACCCACCGGGCTCGTGGGTGCGGATGGCTCAGGAAGCGCTGCAGCCGCTGCTGAGGGTGTCCCTGCCCCTGTTCCACGGCCGCCTGGGCCTCCTGCCCTTTCGCAGGCCCATCTACACCGTAG TGGGGGCCCCGATCCCGGTGCGGCGGAGCCCGCGGCCCGGCCGGGCGCAGGTGGACGCGCTGCACGCGCTCTACGTGGAGCGGCTCACGCGGCTGTTCGAAGAGCACAAGGAGCGCTACGGGGTCCCGGCCGACCGGCACCTGGTCCTCACCTAG